In one Trichlorobacter lovleyi SZ genomic region, the following are encoded:
- a CDS encoding acyl carrier protein phosphodiesterase — protein sequence MNFLFHMLLSGDDDQLLIGNFMGDFVKGSLRDRFPPRIRQGVQLHRRIDSFAEQHRLFRQSRYSLSPQYGLYRGIMVDLFYDYFLVNSWSAWTDEPFGAFLVRTRTVIEGNQQTLPPELQPLLAVIFNELLPSYGTREGIGRAFARMSRRIARPNPLAGCEIELSLHHATLQQDFQAFTPDLFSFVDQQLRSMRD from the coding sequence ATGAACTTTCTGTTCCATATGCTCCTGTCGGGTGATGACGATCAGCTGTTGATCGGCAACTTCATGGGCGACTTTGTCAAAGGCAGTCTGCGGGACCGCTTTCCTCCCCGCATCCGTCAGGGGGTGCAGCTGCACCGCCGGATAGATTCCTTTGCAGAACAGCACCGGCTTTTCAGACAGAGCCGTTACTCACTCTCGCCGCAGTATGGCCTGTACCGCGGCATCATGGTTGATCTGTTCTACGACTATTTTCTGGTGAACAGCTGGTCTGCCTGGACAGATGAACCGTTTGGTGCCTTCCTTGTCAGGACACGGACGGTGATTGAAGGCAATCAGCAGACCCTGCCGCCGGAACTGCAGCCGTTGCTGGCGGTGATATTCAATGAACTGCTGCCTTCCTACGGCACCCGGGAGGGGATCGGCAGGGCGTTTGCCCGTATGTCGCGCCGGATTGCCCGTCCGAATCCGCTGGCCGGCTGCGAGATTGAGCTCAGTCTGCACCATGCAACCCTGCAGCAGGATTTTCAAGCCTTTACGCCGGATCTGTTCAGTTTTGTTGATCAGCAGCTGCGTTCTATGAGAGATTGA
- a CDS encoding acyl-CoA thioesterase — MTTPRETSLYKTLPLASDLKARRRYMIVDEPIVGNFRFGLLLEDLDIMAEQAALGYARSIHPDAKVVTAAIDNIIVRHVVDNDRDIRIDARINHVGRSSMVVGMRVEHTGDPATHIASCYFTMVARGGESAEESRVLPPLEYRDELEKHRAEKSMQEREQYRQQQAAQQEPPSREEYELLHQLHTAQDQPGFNGIKADSLVVESWERMYPEQEYVPHRIFGGYIIRRAYELSSMCAELIAPDRALIAAVNRINFFHPVRLGDKLHYTCRVVYTCDSFVCVEAGIERISRDRNSKALSNSCLFTFVNVDSTLQHQPVPGIYPTTYAEDARYLAAFRSHRAMVKHYDLI; from the coding sequence ATGACCACACCACGCGAAACATCGCTCTACAAGACTCTGCCACTTGCGTCAGACCTGAAGGCCCGCCGCCGCTATATGATTGTCGATGAGCCGATTGTGGGCAACTTCAGGTTCGGCCTGCTACTGGAAGACCTGGATATCATGGCCGAGCAGGCAGCGCTGGGTTATGCCCGCAGCATTCATCCTGATGCCAAGGTGGTGACCGCTGCCATCGACAATATCATTGTACGTCATGTGGTTGACAATGATCGTGATATCCGGATTGATGCCCGTATCAACCATGTCGGCAGGTCATCCATGGTAGTGGGGATGCGGGTCGAGCATACCGGCGATCCGGCCACCCATATCGCTTCCTGCTACTTTACCATGGTGGCCAGAGGTGGTGAATCTGCCGAGGAAAGCAGGGTGCTGCCGCCACTGGAATACCGGGATGAGCTGGAAAAACACCGGGCAGAAAAATCCATGCAGGAGCGGGAACAGTACCGTCAGCAGCAGGCAGCCCAGCAGGAGCCTCCCAGCCGCGAGGAGTATGAACTGCTGCACCAGCTTCATACCGCCCAGGACCAGCCCGGTTTCAACGGAATCAAGGCAGATAGTCTGGTGGTGGAATCCTGGGAGCGGATGTACCCTGAACAGGAGTATGTACCCCACAGGATCTTTGGCGGCTACATCATCCGCAGGGCCTATGAACTGTCCTCCATGTGTGCCGAACTGATTGCGCCTGACCGGGCCTTGATTGCCGCGGTCAACCGGATCAACTTCTTCCATCCGGTCAGGCTGGGGGACAAGCTGCACTATACCTGCCGGGTGGTCTACACCTGCGACAGCTTTGTCTGTGTTGAGGCCGGCATCGAGCGGATCAGCCGCGACCGCAACAGCAAGGCGCTTTCAAACTCCTGCCTGTTCACCTTTGTCAACGTAGACAGCACATTGCAGCATCAACCGGTTCCCGGCATCTATCCCACCACCTATGCCGAAGATGCCCGCTATCTGGCAGCCTTTCGCAGCCACAGGGCGATGGTGAAACATTATGACCTGATCTGA
- a CDS encoding MFS transporter: protein MLTTSTNKQMFSFLAILTAASMAGMQGYTMLFNNFAVETVHLDGLQVGLTQSIREIPGFLALTAIYVMLVIREHRLASLSVILLGIGVALTGFFPSFSGVALTTLLMSFGFHYYETVNQSLTLQYFSTHQSPLVMGKLRSLAAITSIISAAAIWGMGFVLDYRGMFLVVGSVVALAGLWAVFQDPSHADVPPQKLRMFLKRRYWLYYALTFMSGARRQIYMVFSMFLLVKVFHFSVQAITVLFIINNLINWIINPMIGRAINAFGERTLCTIEYAGVILVFLTYAYASSRWVVAGMYIVDYILFNFAVAIRTYFQKIADPADIAPTSAVGFTINHVAAVFLPALGGYLWMLDYRIPFIMGAALGVVSLVLAQFIRLPSRVAPVGQTAH from the coding sequence ATGCTTACCACTTCTACCAATAAGCAGATGTTCAGTTTTCTGGCCATCCTGACTGCAGCCTCCATGGCGGGGATGCAGGGCTACACCATGCTGTTCAACAACTTTGCCGTCGAGACGGTGCACCTTGACGGGCTTCAGGTCGGTTTGACCCAGTCGATCCGTGAGATCCCCGGCTTTCTGGCGTTAACAGCGATTTATGTGATGCTGGTGATCAGAGAACACCGGCTGGCGTCCCTGTCGGTCATCCTGCTGGGGATCGGTGTTGCCCTGACCGGTTTTTTTCCCAGCTTCAGCGGTGTGGCGCTGACCACACTACTGATGAGCTTCGGCTTCCATTACTATGAAACCGTTAACCAATCCCTGACCCTGCAATACTTTTCAACCCACCAGTCTCCGTTAGTGATGGGTAAGCTGCGCAGTCTGGCTGCCATTACCAGCATCATCTCTGCTGCTGCAATCTGGGGTATGGGCTTTGTGCTGGATTACCGCGGCATGTTTCTGGTGGTGGGGAGCGTGGTTGCCCTGGCCGGTCTCTGGGCGGTCTTTCAAGACCCCAGCCATGCTGATGTGCCGCCCCAAAAACTGCGGATGTTTCTGAAGCGGCGCTACTGGCTTTACTATGCCCTGACCTTCATGTCCGGAGCCCGGCGCCAGATCTACATGGTCTTCTCCATGTTCCTGCTGGTCAAGGTCTTTCATTTTTCCGTGCAGGCCATCACGGTGCTGTTTATCATCAACAACCTGATCAACTGGATCATCAATCCGATGATCGGCCGGGCCATCAACGCCTTTGGTGAGCGAACCCTCTGCACGATTGAGTATGCCGGTGTGATTCTGGTCTTTTTAACCTATGCCTATGCCTCTTCACGCTGGGTGGTGGCCGGGATGTATATCGTCGACTATATCCTGTTCAACTTTGCCGTGGCGATCCGCACCTACTTCCAGAAGATTGCCGATCCGGCAGATATTGCGCCAACCTCGGCGGTCGGTTTCACCATCAACCATGTCGCTGCCGTCTTCCTGCCGGCTCTGGGAGGCTATCTCTGGATGCTTGACTACCGGATACCGTTCATCATGGGGGCGGCACTGGGCGTGGTCTCCCTGGTGCTGGCCCAGTTTATCAGGCTGCCCTCCCGTGTTGCACCGGTCGGGCAAACAGCTCACTAG
- a CDS encoding acyl-[acyl-carrier-protein] thioesterase, whose product MHNQLQQTVNARYHELDPHNRVRLPVIFAWLQEVGAEHALQLGVGLKDLKKLGLTWVLSRLTLELQRPIRGTEQVTVTTWPVTREGRFSIRDYLLTDQQGKDIGRATSSWAAINLKSRRPVKIDEHLPHYPLHPLRALDDPFDTLPALEQCRTMLQLPVLRADLDMNNHVNNTVYPGWALEAVPEELFSRSVPLLIEIGFRSEALYGDSIRSCCAPLGTDPRVLLHRIESVKDGTELCRLRTTWQPVAPRRQSE is encoded by the coding sequence ATGCATAATCAGCTGCAACAAACCGTCAATGCCCGTTATCACGAACTTGACCCGCACAACCGGGTACGCCTGCCCGTCATTTTTGCCTGGCTGCAGGAGGTTGGTGCTGAGCATGCCCTGCAGCTGGGGGTAGGGCTCAAGGACCTGAAAAAACTGGGCTTAACCTGGGTGCTGTCCCGGTTGACCCTTGAGCTGCAGCGTCCGATACGCGGCACCGAGCAGGTAACGGTCACGACCTGGCCGGTTACCCGCGAGGGACGGTTTTCAATCCGGGATTACCTGTTGACTGATCAGCAGGGAAAAGACATTGGCCGGGCAACCAGCTCATGGGCTGCAATCAACCTGAAGAGCCGCCGCCCGGTCAAGATTGATGAGCATCTGCCGCACTACCCGCTGCACCCGTTACGGGCTTTGGATGACCCCTTTGACACGCTGCCGGCGCTCGAGCAGTGCCGGACCATGCTGCAACTACCGGTTTTACGGGCTGACCTTGACATGAACAACCATGTCAACAACACGGTCTATCCGGGCTGGGCACTGGAGGCGGTGCCGGAAGAGCTGTTCAGCCGGTCCGTACCGCTTCTGATTGAAATCGGGTTCCGCTCCGAAGCGCTCTACGGTGACAGCATACGCAGCTGCTGTGCCCCCCTCGGGACCGACCCACGGGTTCTGCTTCACAGGATTGAATCGGTAAAGGACGGCACGGAATTGTGCCGGCTGCGTACAACCTGGCAGCCTGTTGCCCCACGGAGGCAGTCTGAATAG